In Aquimarina sp. TRL1, a single window of DNA contains:
- a CDS encoding 6-carboxytetrahydropterin synthase yields MSKIRITKQFSFETGHALYGYDGKCKNVHGHSYKLSVTVIGSPITDKTHTKLGMVIDFGDLKKIVKEEIEDVFDHATVFNKNTPHLELANELKTRGHNVILVDYQPTSENMVIDFAKKIKTRLPKGISLHSLKLKETETSYAEWFASDNV; encoded by the coding sequence ATGAGTAAGATTCGAATTACCAAACAATTTTCTTTTGAGACAGGTCATGCACTGTATGGGTATGACGGAAAATGTAAAAATGTACATGGACACAGTTATAAATTAAGTGTTACTGTGATTGGGAGCCCAATTACAGATAAAACACATACAAAACTGGGAATGGTAATTGACTTTGGAGATTTAAAGAAAATAGTAAAGGAAGAAATTGAAGATGTTTTTGATCATGCGACTGTTTTTAATAAAAATACGCCGCATTTAGAATTGGCAAATGAACTAAAAACTCGTGGTCATAATGTAATTTTAGTAGATTATCAACCTACCAGTGAAAATATGGTAATTGATTTTGCAAAAAAAATAAAGACCAGATTGCCAAAAGGAATTTCATTACATTCATTGAAACTTAAAGAAACAGAAACCTCTTATGCAGAGTGGTTTGCCAGTGATAATGTATAG
- a CDS encoding enoyl-CoA hydratase/isomerase family protein: MTTNRKDGSLYTKIEGKIAHIEFGHPSSNSFPSVLLDRLERAINELSVNEEVSVIVLKSEGEKAFCAGASFDELLAIKNIEEGTVFFSGFAKVLNAMRKCSKLIIGRVQGKVVGGGVGLVAACDYSLATEAASIKLSELAIGIGPFVIEPAVSRKIGTTAFGELALDPTQWKNAYWAKEQGLYARVFENISELDKELELFTEKMANYNPASIKEIKKILWKGTEEWDDLLVERAAISGELVLSAFTKNALQKFKKN, from the coding sequence ATGACAACCAACAGAAAAGACGGTAGTTTATATACAAAAATAGAAGGAAAGATCGCGCATATAGAATTTGGCCACCCAAGCAGTAATTCTTTTCCTTCAGTTTTATTAGATCGATTAGAGCGTGCGATAAACGAACTGTCAGTAAACGAAGAAGTCTCTGTAATTGTACTGAAATCCGAAGGAGAAAAAGCATTTTGTGCCGGGGCGTCATTTGATGAGTTATTAGCCATAAAAAATATAGAAGAAGGAACTGTTTTTTTCTCAGGCTTCGCTAAGGTGTTAAATGCTATGAGAAAATGCTCTAAGCTCATTATAGGAAGAGTACAAGGAAAAGTTGTAGGAGGAGGAGTAGGACTTGTGGCTGCATGTGATTATTCATTGGCAACAGAAGCAGCATCTATTAAACTGAGTGAACTGGCGATTGGTATTGGTCCTTTTGTAATTGAACCGGCAGTTTCCAGAAAAATTGGAACAACAGCATTTGGAGAATTAGCGTTGGACCCTACTCAGTGGAAAAATGCGTACTGGGCAAAAGAACAAGGGTTGTATGCAAGAGTTTTTGAAAATATAAGCGAATTAGATAAGGAGTTAGAATTGTTTACAGAAAAAATGGCAAATTATAACCCGGCGAGTATAAAAGAAATAAAAAAAATCCTTTGGAAAGGAACAGAGGAATGGGATGATTTATTAGTAGAAAGAGCAGCAATTTCAGGAGAATTGGTATTGTCAGCATTCACTAAAAATGCATTGCAAAAATTTAAAAAGAATTGA
- a CDS encoding MATE family efflux transporter: protein MNTEISFRKINQLAIPAIIAGIAEPLLSITDTAIVGNIPVHGKESLAAVGIVGSFLSALIWVLGQTRSAISAIISQYLGAGKIKEVETLPAQAIFFNVSLSLIVLLSTVFFVEEIFELYNATGLVLEYSVTYYNIRVWGFPLTLFTFAIFGIFRGLQNTFWPMVIAITGAVTNIVLDFILVYGIDGILEPMLLRGAAWASLISQILMAVMAFFFLLFKTDVSLRLRFPLNKELKRLISMSLNLFVRSIALNTAIYFANARATSYGDEYIAAFTISMNIWLFTAFFIDGYGAAGNILSGKLLGAKQYASLVALSKKVTLYGVGVSIFLAILGGLFYSKIGELFISEEDVLLIFNSIFFIVLITQPIGGIAFVFDGMFKGLGEMKYLRNVLFGATFFAFLPTLYICDRLDFKLYGVWIAFIVWVLFRAIALVIKFRKKFLPLA, encoded by the coding sequence GTGAATACAGAAATTAGTTTCCGGAAAATAAATCAATTAGCAATTCCTGCTATTATAGCTGGTATTGCAGAACCTTTATTATCAATAACAGATACGGCAATTGTAGGGAATATTCCGGTTCATGGAAAAGAGTCTTTGGCTGCAGTTGGTATTGTGGGATCTTTTTTATCAGCTTTGATTTGGGTTTTAGGGCAAACAAGAAGTGCCATATCTGCAATTATTTCTCAGTATTTGGGAGCTGGAAAAATTAAAGAAGTAGAAACCCTTCCTGCTCAGGCGATCTTTTTTAATGTGAGTTTGAGCTTGATCGTATTGCTATCTACTGTGTTTTTTGTAGAAGAGATTTTCGAGCTATATAATGCTACTGGTTTAGTGTTGGAATACAGTGTAACGTATTATAATATTCGGGTGTGGGGGTTTCCTTTAACCCTTTTTACATTTGCTATTTTTGGAATCTTCAGAGGACTTCAAAATACCTTTTGGCCTATGGTAATTGCTATTACTGGAGCAGTCACTAATATTGTGCTGGATTTTATTCTTGTATATGGAATAGATGGTATTCTTGAGCCAATGTTATTAAGAGGAGCAGCATGGGCAAGTCTTATATCTCAGATTCTGATGGCTGTTATGGCATTCTTTTTTCTGTTGTTTAAAACAGATGTGAGTCTGCGATTGCGTTTCCCATTAAACAAAGAATTGAAACGACTGATTTCTATGAGTTTGAATCTTTTTGTGAGATCCATAGCATTAAATACAGCAATTTATTTTGCAAATGCCAGAGCTACTAGCTACGGAGATGAATATATAGCCGCGTTTACAATTTCTATGAATATCTGGTTGTTTACAGCATTTTTTATTGATGGGTATGGAGCTGCAGGGAATATTTTGAGTGGAAAACTTTTAGGAGCAAAACAATATGCTTCTTTAGTAGCCTTAAGTAAGAAAGTTACACTATACGGGGTAGGAGTAAGTATTTTTCTCGCGATTTTAGGAGGGCTTTTCTATAGTAAAATAGGGGAATTATTTATTAGTGAAGAAGATGTTTTGTTGATTTTCAACAGTATCTTTTTTATTGTATTAATTACACAACCAATTGGAGGGATCGCTTTTGTTTTTGATGGTATGTTCAAAGGACTTGGTGAAATGAAATATCTGAGAAATGTATTATTTGGAGCTACTTTTTTTGCTTTTTTGCCAACATTATATATATGTGATCGTTTAGATTTTAAGCTTTATGGTGTTTGGATCGCATTTATTGTTTGGGTGTTATTCAGAGCAATAGCCTTAGTTATTAAATTCCGGAAGAAGTTTCTTCCTCTTGCATAA
- a CDS encoding type 1 periplasmic binding fold superfamily protein: MNTRKFLSAMAIGSILLTSCSNDDDNPAPINEEEVITTMTITLQNGPETVTLQVKDEDGGDGPKEPVITVSGDLKANTEYAGTVVLLNETETPAENINEEIEEEADAHQFFYEVEDKLGITVTYNDKESDYITNGGEDPVGLKFVVKTTAAAEGTFTATLKHEPKKPNNGTVTDAGGETDIAQAFSIKVVE, from the coding sequence ATGAACACACGTAAATTTTTATCAGCAATGGCAATTGGATCAATTTTACTAACATCTTGCTCTAATGATGATGACAATCCAGCGCCAATTAATGAAGAAGAAGTAATTACTACCATGACAATAACATTGCAAAATGGTCCAGAGACTGTTACTCTGCAAGTAAAAGATGAAGATGGAGGAGACGGACCTAAGGAGCCGGTAATAACAGTATCTGGAGATCTTAAAGCAAATACAGAATATGCTGGTACAGTAGTTCTGCTAAATGAGACAGAAACTCCTGCAGAAAATATTAATGAAGAAATCGAAGAAGAAGCAGATGCACATCAATTCTTTTACGAGGTTGAGGACAAGTTAGGAATAACGGTAACTTATAATGATAAAGAATCAGATTATATTACTAACGGAGGAGAAGACCCTGTAGGATTAAAATTTGTAGTTAAGACAACTGCAGCCGCAGAAGGAACATTTACGGCTACATTAAAACATGAGCCAAAAAAGCCTAACAATGGGACAGTTACAGACGCAGGTGGAGAAACTGATATAGCGCAAGCTTTTAGTATCAAAGTAGTAGAATAA
- a CDS encoding TonB-dependent receptor, translating into MKRYTWILVFLLGIGQLIAQDCNKSITGYVIDFHDGEALKGAIIRFNDRSIQTDETGQYTIEGLCEVSYAFTVSHEKCETKVVTLDVSEIASHTFYLEHHLNELDEVEITGEKKKTNSSQEETLGSSVLEENSSGALGDALRKITGVSSLNTGSTIVKPVIQGLNGSRVLLMNNGVRMQDMEWGDEHAPNVDVNTAGKITVVKGASALQYGGDAIGGVIIVEPEKVASKDTLYGKTIATGATNGRGGSLSTKMIKGYESGFFIKAQGTLKRFGDVEAPDYILSNTGVFEKGGSLSIGMNKFSYGWDAFYSFYNNEIGVLASSHIGNVDDLIDAINSREPSIIRDFTYDIKNPKQDVTHHLGRLRFFKRYEELGKWTMQYDFQKNHRMEFDIRRSDDLDEIPSIDLELTTHTITSDFKYDAKYDYSWNAGVLLRYQENFADPSTQVRRLIPDYEKYDAGIFFTGEYDISSEAIIDAGVRYDFNRIDAKKFYLKSRWEERGYDRDFSDIVLEDFGTQILTNPVFDYHSISATVGVQYTYKDAYELRFNYALGQRAPNPSELFSDGLHHSAARIELGDLRMDQEMAHKFSLSIERDYKNWGWEIAPYANYINNYILLEPEGVELTIRGAFPVWGYRQADARLLGVDAKIYANWHQNWQTTHNFSLVKGKETKNDVPLINMPAPNINNAIIYQNKKWKGFKASLESQYFFEQNEYPANIEVYSLRQNENVELEINTPPPAYHLLQADMEMEFPLGEHNLLKMGLTVNNVLNTNYRNYMNRQRYFSDDLGRNFLLRLIINY; encoded by the coding sequence ATGAAAAGATACACTTGGATACTTGTGTTTCTTTTAGGGATTGGGCAATTAATAGCTCAGGATTGTAATAAATCAATTACCGGATATGTAATTGACTTTCACGATGGGGAAGCCTTAAAAGGAGCAATAATACGATTTAATGATCGCTCAATTCAAACGGATGAAACGGGGCAGTATACGATAGAAGGACTATGCGAAGTTTCTTATGCTTTTACTGTATCTCATGAAAAATGTGAAACAAAGGTGGTGACACTGGATGTTTCGGAAATAGCTTCACATACTTTTTATTTGGAGCACCACCTTAATGAATTAGATGAAGTAGAAATAACAGGAGAAAAAAAGAAAACAAATTCGTCACAGGAGGAAACGCTTGGTTCTTCAGTTCTCGAAGAAAATAGTAGTGGAGCTTTAGGAGACGCCTTGCGAAAGATTACAGGGGTTTCTTCTTTAAATACAGGATCTACAATTGTTAAGCCCGTAATACAAGGACTTAATGGAAGTAGAGTATTGCTGATGAATAACGGCGTGCGAATGCAGGATATGGAATGGGGAGATGAACATGCTCCCAATGTGGATGTTAATACAGCAGGTAAAATAACAGTGGTAAAAGGAGCTTCTGCACTTCAATATGGAGGAGATGCAATAGGAGGTGTCATTATCGTAGAACCGGAAAAAGTAGCTTCAAAAGATACATTGTATGGAAAAACAATTGCTACCGGTGCAACTAATGGAAGAGGAGGTTCGTTATCTACTAAGATGATAAAAGGTTATGAAAGTGGATTTTTTATTAAGGCGCAGGGAACCCTAAAAAGATTTGGAGATGTCGAAGCTCCAGACTATATACTATCAAATACAGGCGTTTTTGAAAAAGGAGGCTCTCTGTCGATAGGAATGAATAAATTTTCTTATGGATGGGATGCTTTTTATTCATTTTATAATAATGAAATTGGGGTGCTGGCCAGTTCACATATTGGAAATGTAGACGATCTTATTGATGCGATTAATAGCAGGGAACCATCTATAATAAGAGATTTTACCTATGATATAAAAAACCCAAAACAAGATGTAACACATCATTTGGGGAGGTTGCGATTTTTTAAACGGTACGAAGAATTAGGAAAGTGGACCATGCAATATGATTTTCAAAAAAATCATCGTATGGAATTTGATATTCGACGCTCTGACGATCTTGATGAAATACCGAGTATTGATCTGGAATTGACAACTCATACAATTACTTCTGATTTTAAATACGATGCAAAATATGATTACTCATGGAATGCAGGGGTATTATTGAGGTATCAGGAAAACTTTGCAGACCCTTCTACACAGGTAAGAAGGTTAATCCCGGACTATGAAAAATACGATGCAGGAATATTTTTTACAGGAGAATACGATATTAGTAGTGAAGCGATCATTGATGCCGGGGTTCGATATGATTTTAATAGGATAGATGCCAAGAAGTTTTATTTAAAAAGCAGATGGGAAGAACGTGGATATGATCGTGATTTCTCAGATATTGTTTTAGAAGACTTTGGAACACAGATTCTAACAAATCCGGTTTTTGATTATCATAGTATTTCTGCAACAGTTGGGGTGCAATACACCTATAAAGATGCATATGAGTTACGATTTAATTATGCGTTAGGGCAACGAGCTCCTAACCCATCAGAGTTGTTTAGTGATGGATTACATCACTCGGCAGCAAGAATAGAATTGGGAGATTTGAGAATGGATCAGGAAATGGCACATAAATTTTCTTTGTCGATAGAAAGAGATTATAAAAATTGGGGATGGGAAATTGCTCCTTATGCGAACTATATTAATAATTATATACTACTGGAGCCAGAAGGAGTAGAGCTTACGATTAGGGGAGCTTTCCCGGTATGGGGGTATAGACAGGCAGACGCCAGGCTATTAGGGGTAGATGCTAAGATATATGCCAATTGGCATCAGAACTGGCAGACAACACATAATTTTTCTTTAGTAAAAGGAAAAGAAACAAAAAATGATGTTCCTCTGATTAATATGCCGGCACCAAATATTAATAATGCAATTATTTATCAAAATAAAAAGTGGAAAGGGTTTAAAGCTTCTTTAGAAAGTCAATATTTTTTCGAACAGAATGAATATCCGGCAAATATTGAGGTCTATTCTTTGAGGCAAAATGAAAATGTCGAATTAGAAATTAACACCCCTCCTCCTGCGTATCACCTATTACAGGCCGATATGGAAATGGAATTTCCTCTAGGGGAACACAATTTATTAAAAATGGGACTTACAGTTAATAATGTCCTTAATACGAATTATAGAAATTACATGAATCGGCAACGGTACTTTTCGGACGATTTAGGACGAAATTTCCTGTTGCGCCTTATTATCAATTATTAA
- a CDS encoding S9 family peptidase, with translation MIHQNKNIVLPGKHGRPIVADVCFSTSEIQKPVVIFCHGYKGFKDWGAWNLVGEAFANRGFFFIKFNFSFNGGTIDQPVDFPDLKAFGDNNYTKEMDDLDQVLNWVVSKEFEYKEHVMTDNITVIGHSRGGGIAALTAAVDRRVSRLVTWAGVSDYEKRFPIGAQLSDWEKEGVMYIENGRTRQKMPHFYQFYTNFVENKERLDIAKAVKKLEVPYLIIHGDSDTTVAVQEAAFLHSLNSKSNLYILEGANHVFGAQHPWTDRELPKDMKTVVQKTIDFCN, from the coding sequence ATGATACACCAGAATAAAAATATAGTACTGCCTGGAAAACATGGAAGACCCATTGTGGCAGATGTCTGTTTTTCTACATCCGAAATTCAAAAACCAGTAGTAATATTTTGCCATGGCTACAAAGGATTTAAGGATTGGGGGGCATGGAATTTAGTAGGAGAAGCTTTTGCTAATCGAGGTTTTTTCTTTATAAAATTTAATTTCTCATTCAATGGAGGTACTATTGATCAGCCTGTCGATTTTCCTGATTTAAAGGCTTTTGGGGATAATAATTATACCAAGGAAATGGATGATTTGGATCAGGTGCTAAATTGGGTTGTTTCTAAGGAGTTTGAATATAAGGAACATGTAATGACGGATAATATTACGGTTATAGGTCATTCGAGAGGAGGAGGAATTGCAGCGTTGACAGCAGCTGTAGACAGAAGAGTTTCAAGGTTGGTTACCTGGGCTGGGGTTTCGGATTATGAAAAACGATTTCCAATAGGAGCTCAGCTTTCTGATTGGGAGAAAGAAGGAGTTATGTATATAGAAAATGGTCGAACCAGGCAAAAAATGCCACATTTTTATCAGTTTTATACAAATTTTGTAGAAAACAAAGAGCGGTTAGACATCGCAAAAGCAGTTAAAAAACTCGAAGTGCCTTATTTGATCATCCACGGAGACTCGGATACGACTGTTGCAGTTCAGGAAGCAGCGTTCTTACATTCATTAAATTCGAAAAGTAATTTATACATATTAGAAGGTGCTAATCATGTTTTTGGAGCACAGCACCCCTGGACGGATCGGGAGTTGCCAAAAGACATGAAAACAGTAGTACAAAAAACTATTGATTTTTGCAATTAA